From Eschrichtius robustus isolate mEscRob2 chromosome 7, mEscRob2.pri, whole genome shotgun sequence, a single genomic window includes:
- the TAF5L gene encoding TAF5-like RNA polymerase II p300/CBP-associated factor-associated factor 65 kDa subunit 5L isoform X2, translated as MKRVRTEQIQMAVSCYLKRRQYGDADGPLKQGLRLSQSAEEMATSLAVQSESGCANIVSAAPCQAEPQQYEVQFGRLRNFLTDSESQHSHEVMPLLYPLFVYLHLNLVQNSPKSTVESFYSRFHGMFLQNASQKDVIEQLQTTQTIQDILSNFRLRAFLDNKYVVRLQEDSYNYLLRYLQSDNNTALCRVLTWHIHLDVQPAKRTDYQLYASGGPSRGEGGGLEPADVPAPILQNEAALEVLQESIKRVKDGPPSLTTICFYAFYNTEQLLNTAEVSPDSKLLAAGFDNSCIKLWSLRSKKLKSEPHRVDVSRIHLACDILEKEAHEASWSKKLHPTPCSSSEVT; from the exons ATGAAACGGGTGCGCACCGAGCAGATCCAGATGGCCGTGTCCTGCTACCTCAAACGCCGGCAGTACGGGGACGCGGACGGCCCGCTGAAGCAAGGCCTGCGGCTGTCGCAGAGCGCCGAGGAGATGGCCACCAGCCTCGCAG TCCAATCAGAATCTGGTTGTGCCAACATAGTGTCTGCGGCCCCTTGCCAGGCAGAGCCCCAGCAATATGAAGTGCAGTTCGGACGGCTGCGGAATTTCCTCACCG ATTCTGAATCCCAGCACAGCCACGAAGTGATGCCTCTCCTCTACCCTCTCTTTGTCTACCTCCACCTCAACCTGGTCCAGAACAGTCCCAAGAGCACAGTGGAAAGCTTTTACAGCCGCTTCCATGGAATGTTCCTGCAGAATGCCAGCCAGAAGGACGTCATCGAGCAGCTGCAGACCACCCAGACCATCCAGGACATCCTGTCTAACTTCCGGCTGCGGGCCTTCCTGGACAACAAGTACGTGGTCCGCCTGCAGGAAGACAGCTACAACTACCTTCTCCGCTACCTCCAGAGTGACAATAACACCGCGCTGTGCAGAGTCCTCACCTGGCACATCCACCTGGACGTGCAGCCCGCCAAGAGGACGGACTACCAGCTCTACGCCAGCGGCGGCCCCTCCCGGGGCGAGGGCGGCGGCCTGGAGCCTGCCGACGTGCCCGCGCCCATCCTGCAGAACGAGGCCGCGCTGGAGGTCCTGCAGGAGAGCATTAAGCGTGTCAAGGACGGCCCCCCCTCTCTCACCACCATCTGCTTCTACGCCTTCTACAACACGGAGCAGCTGCTGAACACGGCGGAGGTCTCCCCGGACAGCAAGCTGCTCGCCGCTGGCTTTGACAACTCCTGTATAAAACTGTGGAGTCTGCGTTCCAAGAAGTTAAAATCCGAGCCCCATCGAGTAGACGTGTCCCGCATCCACTTGGCTTGTGATATCCTGGAGAAGGAG GCTCACGAGGCAAGCTGGTCCAAGAAGCTTCATCCTACCCCCTGCTCTTCCAGTGAGGTCACTTGA
- the TAF5L gene encoding TAF5-like RNA polymerase II p300/CBP-associated factor-associated factor 65 kDa subunit 5L isoform X3, with amino-acid sequence MKRVRTEQIQMAVSCYLKRRQYGDADGPLKQGLRLSQSAEEMATSLAVQSESGCANIVSAAPCQAEPQQYEVQFGRLRNFLTDSESQHSHEVMPLLYPLFVYLHLNLVQNSPKSTVESFYSRFHGMFLQNASQKDVIEQLQTTQTIQDILSNFRLRAFLDNKYVVRLQEDSYNYLLRYLQSDNNTALCRVLTWHIHLDVQPAKRTDYQLYASGGPSRGEGGGLEPADVPAPILQNEAALEVLQESIKRVKDGPPSLTTICFYAFYNTEQLLNTAEVSPDSKLLAAGFDNSCIKLWSLRSKKLKSEPHRVDVSRIHLACDILEKE; translated from the exons ATGAAACGGGTGCGCACCGAGCAGATCCAGATGGCCGTGTCCTGCTACCTCAAACGCCGGCAGTACGGGGACGCGGACGGCCCGCTGAAGCAAGGCCTGCGGCTGTCGCAGAGCGCCGAGGAGATGGCCACCAGCCTCGCAG TCCAATCAGAATCTGGTTGTGCCAACATAGTGTCTGCGGCCCCTTGCCAGGCAGAGCCCCAGCAATATGAAGTGCAGTTCGGACGGCTGCGGAATTTCCTCACCG ATTCTGAATCCCAGCACAGCCACGAAGTGATGCCTCTCCTCTACCCTCTCTTTGTCTACCTCCACCTCAACCTGGTCCAGAACAGTCCCAAGAGCACAGTGGAAAGCTTTTACAGCCGCTTCCATGGAATGTTCCTGCAGAATGCCAGCCAGAAGGACGTCATCGAGCAGCTGCAGACCACCCAGACCATCCAGGACATCCTGTCTAACTTCCGGCTGCGGGCCTTCCTGGACAACAAGTACGTGGTCCGCCTGCAGGAAGACAGCTACAACTACCTTCTCCGCTACCTCCAGAGTGACAATAACACCGCGCTGTGCAGAGTCCTCACCTGGCACATCCACCTGGACGTGCAGCCCGCCAAGAGGACGGACTACCAGCTCTACGCCAGCGGCGGCCCCTCCCGGGGCGAGGGCGGCGGCCTGGAGCCTGCCGACGTGCCCGCGCCCATCCTGCAGAACGAGGCCGCGCTGGAGGTCCTGCAGGAGAGCATTAAGCGTGTCAAGGACGGCCCCCCCTCTCTCACCACCATCTGCTTCTACGCCTTCTACAACACGGAGCAGCTGCTGAACACGGCGGAGGTCTCCCCGGACAGCAAGCTGCTCGCCGCTGGCTTTGACAACTCCTGTATAAAACTGTGGAGTCTGCGTTCCAAGAAGTTAAAATCCGAGCCCCATCGAGTAGACGTGTCCCGCATCCACTTGGCTTGTGATATCCTGGAGAAGGAG taA
- the TAF5L gene encoding TAF5-like RNA polymerase II p300/CBP-associated factor-associated factor 65 kDa subunit 5L isoform X1 yields MKRVRTEQIQMAVSCYLKRRQYGDADGPLKQGLRLSQSAEEMATSLAVQSESGCANIVSAAPCQAEPQQYEVQFGRLRNFLTDSESQHSHEVMPLLYPLFVYLHLNLVQNSPKSTVESFYSRFHGMFLQNASQKDVIEQLQTTQTIQDILSNFRLRAFLDNKYVVRLQEDSYNYLLRYLQSDNNTALCRVLTWHIHLDVQPAKRTDYQLYASGGPSRGEGGGLEPADVPAPILQNEAALEVLQESIKRVKDGPPSLTTICFYAFYNTEQLLNTAEVSPDSKLLAAGFDNSCIKLWSLRSKKLKSEPHRVDVSRIHLACDILEKEVGMSVFLPCICLTNQLGIFLPNMTDLTANALPYFPHRIANARLMPRNL; encoded by the exons ATGAAACGGGTGCGCACCGAGCAGATCCAGATGGCCGTGTCCTGCTACCTCAAACGCCGGCAGTACGGGGACGCGGACGGCCCGCTGAAGCAAGGCCTGCGGCTGTCGCAGAGCGCCGAGGAGATGGCCACCAGCCTCGCAG TCCAATCAGAATCTGGTTGTGCCAACATAGTGTCTGCGGCCCCTTGCCAGGCAGAGCCCCAGCAATATGAAGTGCAGTTCGGACGGCTGCGGAATTTCCTCACCG ATTCTGAATCCCAGCACAGCCACGAAGTGATGCCTCTCCTCTACCCTCTCTTTGTCTACCTCCACCTCAACCTGGTCCAGAACAGTCCCAAGAGCACAGTGGAAAGCTTTTACAGCCGCTTCCATGGAATGTTCCTGCAGAATGCCAGCCAGAAGGACGTCATCGAGCAGCTGCAGACCACCCAGACCATCCAGGACATCCTGTCTAACTTCCGGCTGCGGGCCTTCCTGGACAACAAGTACGTGGTCCGCCTGCAGGAAGACAGCTACAACTACCTTCTCCGCTACCTCCAGAGTGACAATAACACCGCGCTGTGCAGAGTCCTCACCTGGCACATCCACCTGGACGTGCAGCCCGCCAAGAGGACGGACTACCAGCTCTACGCCAGCGGCGGCCCCTCCCGGGGCGAGGGCGGCGGCCTGGAGCCTGCCGACGTGCCCGCGCCCATCCTGCAGAACGAGGCCGCGCTGGAGGTCCTGCAGGAGAGCATTAAGCGTGTCAAGGACGGCCCCCCCTCTCTCACCACCATCTGCTTCTACGCCTTCTACAACACGGAGCAGCTGCTGAACACGGCGGAGGTCTCCCCGGACAGCAAGCTGCTCGCCGCTGGCTTTGACAACTCCTGTATAAAACTGTGGAGTCTGCGTTCCAAGAAGTTAAAATCCGAGCCCCATCGAGTAGACGTGTCCCGCATCCACTTGGCTTGTGATATCCTGGAGAAGGAGGTAGGAATGTCGGTCTTTCTTCCCTGCATCTGTCTAACTAATCAGCTTGGAATATTCCTACCAAACATGACAGATCTTACGGCAAACGCACTTCCTTATTTCCCGCATCGTATAGCTAACGCCAGACTCATGCCTCGTAACCTGTAG